The Deinococcus sp. KSM4-11 sequence TCGACCGGGTGGGCCTGAAGGTCGCGCCGGGCACGCCCGTCAAGCGCCTCACCATTGCCCAGCAGCAGATGGTCGAGATCGCCCGCGCGCTCGCCCGGCAGGCCCGCATCATCATCATGGACGAGCCGACGTCCAGTCTGACCACCCAGGAGATCGAGCAGCTGTACACCGTGGTGCGGGAACTGACGGCCAGCGGCGTGGGCATCATCTACGTCAGCCATCATTTTGACGAGATCGAAGAACTCGCCGACCGCGTGACGGTGCTCCGCGACGGTCAGTATGTGGGCACAGTCGAGCAGCGCAGCGTTACCCGCGAGCAGCTCGTGACCATGATGGTCGGCCGGGAACTCGCGGCGCAGCATGCCCCACCCGAGCGTGCTCCCGGTGCTGTCCGCCTGAAGGTGACCCAGCTGGGCCGTGCGGGCGCCTTCGAGGATGTGTCCTTCAGCGTCCGCTCCGGCGAGGTTGTGACCCTGGCGGGCCTGATCGGCTCCGGGCGAACCGAGGTGCTCCGCGCGGTCTACGGCGCAGACGCGGCGAACGCCGGACAGGTCGAATTCGATGGCGAGCCGGTGGGTCATCCCACGCCGGCCAGCATGATGCGCCGCGGCACCGGCTTCATTCCCGAAGACCGCCGCCAGCAGGGCATCGTGCCCGACGCGAAGGTCAGCGTAAACATGATGCTCACCAGCTGGGCCAAGGGCCGGGTAGGCGTGAAGCAGGGCGAGATGCGCCGCGAGGTCGAGCCACAGATGGCGCAACTCGGCATCCGGCCGAACAACCCGCAGCAGGTGATCCGCCGGCTGTCGGGCGGCAACCAGCAGAAGGTGATCCTGGCCCGCTGGCTCGCGGCCGGCTGCGGCCTGCTGCTGATCGACGAACCGACGCGCGGCATCGACGTGGCCAGCAAGGCCGACATCTACACCCTGATCGACGATCTCGCCGCGCGGGGCGTCGCGATTCTGATGGTCTCCTCGGAACTCCCGGAAGTCCTCCGGCTCAGCGACCGCGTCCTGGTGATGCGGGAGGGCAGGGTCGCTGGTGAACTCTCACGCCAAGACGCCAGCGAGGAGCGCATCCTGGCGCTGGCCACCGGAGCGAATGCGTATGCAGAAAATCCAGTCCACGCCTAACGCCGCCAGCCGCGCGGCGGTCATCGAACGCCTGCGCGAGGCGGGCATCCTGGCGATCCTGCTGCTCGGCGCGGTCGTGTTCAGCCTGACCGTTCCCTCGTTCTTCTCCGTCGACAACGCCATCACGGGGATCGGACTGAGTGCGGCGATCAACACCATCGTCGCCATCGGTCTGACCTACGTGATCATGACCGGTGGGATCGACCTCAGTGTCGGTTCGACCGCCGCGCTGTCCGCCGTGATCGGTGCCGACCTCATGCAGCGTGGGCTGCCGCCCCTGCTGGCGGTGGTGGTCGCTCTGGGCGTGGGTGCCCTGGCTGGCCTCGTGAACGGCCTGCTGATCACGAGGGTGCAACTCGCACCGTTCATCGTCACGCTCGGCACCATGACCTTCTACCGGGGGCTGGCGCTGTCGTACACCAACGGGCAGCCGATCCTGTCGCTGCCCGACGGCTTCAAGAATGCCCTGGGCGGGGACGTGTTCGGCCTCCCGATTCCGCTGATCGCGGCACTGCTGCTGGTCGGCGCGTTCACGCTGATCCTGCGCTACACCAAGACCGGGCAGTACATCCTCGCGATCGGCGGTAACGCGGAGGCCGTGCGCCTCAGCGGCATCAACGTGGGCCGCTTCATCACCCTCACCTACGTCATCTCGGGCGTGCTGGCCGCGTTCGCTGCCCTGGTGCTGATCGCGCAGCTGGGGGCCGCGGAGCCGATCCTCGGCAGTGGCTGGGAACTCAGCGCCATCGCCGCCTCCGTGGTGGGGGGCACAAGCCTGGCCGGCGGCAAGGGGAACGTGGTCGGGGCGCTGCTCGGCGCCCTGCTGCTGAGCATGCTGCAGAACGTCCTGACCCTGCTGGGCGTGCAGGCCTTCTACCAGCTCCTGGCGACTGGACTGATCATCATCGGCGCGATGGTCATCGACCGGTATACCCGCGGGCCGTAATTCGTTCACAAGAACACGGTCGCTGGCAGCAGCGCTGATCCCAGGTGCGCCGTTCTGATCATTGAGCGGCGCTCACACCACGTTCAGCGTGACACCCGCCTCCCGCAACCAGTCATATTTCTTCGTCCGGCGGTCGCTGATCACGCGCCCAATGCGGTCGAGGGCGCAGACCTGCGTCATGGCGCGCCAGCCGAACTTGGTATGATCCGCCAGCAGCATCGTCGCGTGACTGGCCTCGACCGCGAGGCGCTTGACCACCGCCTCCTCGATCACGGCATTCGAGATCCCACGCTCGTCCACGGCGTGCGCGCCCATCAGGAACAGGTCGGCGCGCAGATTGCGCAGATGCTCCTCCGTCCACGGACCGGTGATGCTGAAACTGTTGCTGCGCACCCGGCCCCCCAGCAGCAGCACCTCGGTTTCCCCGATGGCGAGGGCCTGCGCCGCCGGCAGGTCCAGCGTGATCGCGGTGAGGGGGCGGCCCGCCAGCCGGCGCGCCACCTCGAGGATGGTGGTGCCGGCATCGAAGATGACGGTCGCGCCGTCGGGCACCTGTGACGCTGCGTAATCCGCGATGGCCATCTTCTCGGCCGGCATCCGCACGGACTTCGCGGCGAAGGCGGGCTCCCGGGCGATATTCCGCTCCAGACGCATGGCGCCGCCGTGCGTACGGGAGACCAGGCCGCGCTCGGCCAGGCCCTGAAGGTCGCGCCGGATGGTCGCCTCAGAAACACCGACCTTCTCGGCAATCTCCTGCGTGAGCAGAGTCTCGTGCGCGTCCATTAGATCCAGAATGCGCGTTTGTCGCTCAAGTGGAAGCATATGCACAGATCATACGCACATTCGCGCAGCCTGTACCAGCACCATTCCTTGATCGAGGATGGTGGGCGAAGTGTCGGCAGGCAGCTTGCTTAGCTGGCGCCCTGCCCACCGAACAGCAGTTAGCAGCGAACGCCAGTGCCGGATGTCGGAGTGGCCTGGCCCGGCCATGGACGAAGCTGGTGATGCCACCGACAGCGGGAGAGGCGTTTATGGTGCAACGAGAATGTCTACACTCTCCCCAAGCGAGGTGACCGTCTGGTTCTGGCAGATCCCGCCGGGCTGGACGCCACCAGCGGCAGTCACCACGTCCGAGCGGACACGCGCGGCAGCCTTCGCCACGCCCCACCTCCGCCGCTGGTACGAGGCCAGCGTGTGGTTCCGGCGGCACGTTCTGAGTACGGTGCTGGCCGTGGCCCCCGAGGACGTGGCCTTCGAGGTGACGGCCGGAGGAAAACCGTCGGTGACCCGAGCTCAGAACCCTCTGGACTGGCGGTTCAACCTGGCCCATTCGGCAGATGTGCTGGTGCTGGCCATGGTTCAGGGTAGTGAAGTCGGCGTGGACGTCGAGCGCATCAGGCCGGAGGTGGACTGGCGGGGTGTCGCCCAGGTGGCGTTTTCTGAAGCGGAGCGGCAGACCCTGGATGGCCCACTGCGGTTCTACTCGCTCTGGACGGCCAAGGAAGCGTACCTGAAAGCCTGCGGGCAGGGCCTCGCGGTGCCGTTGCTGGATATCACGGTCGAAGTTGCCGGGGAGGAGATCGAAGTCAGGCAATCTCTCGCCGGCGATCGGCGGGAGTGGTGGGGGTGGAGTCTGCGCCCCGCGCCGAAGATCCATGCCGCCGTGGTGGCGGAGCGGAAGGACGACACCTCTAGGCCACTCCTGCGCTGGAGGGCATTGGAGGAGGTCGGAGAAGGCCAGGACGGTACATGACCCAGCCCAAACCGTGCCAATCGCCTGTCGCAGCCACCTAGTCCGCTGTCCAGTTCAGATTGATGGATAGAGACGGGCGAGCTTGACGCGCGCGTCTGGGGTTCGGAACTGCCAGTTCAATGCCTGGGGCTCTTGATTTCTCGCCCGTGTCCACGCGCTCACGACGTCGTGCAGCATAGTCAGGCTCCCGACCCGACAATCCAGGCACTGCCGGGAGAGGGCAGAAAACTCGATCTCGACGGCATTCAGCCACGAGCCATGCTTCGGCGTGAAGTGCAGTTCCAGCTTGCGTGCGATCCGCCGGGCTTCAGCGGGCTCGAACACCGTGTACAGCGGGGCCAACGTATGGCTGGACAGATTGTCCAGCACCACGCGGATTTTTATGGCTTCTGGGTAGAGCTCGTCCACTAAGCGTTTGAGACAGCGGGCGAAGTCAATGGCCGTGCGCCGTTGGGTGACTTCCATCTCCCGCCAACCGCGTAAGGGCTCAAAGTACCCGAACACGTTCCCCATGCCATGCCGCTCGTATTCGTAGTCCACCCGCCTGGCACTGCCAGGCTTGATCGGCAGGGGAGTCCGGACGTCACCCATCAGCTGGCAAGGACGTTCATCGAAGCACACCACCGGATGAAATGGGTCGTAAGGTTGCTCGTAGAGGTCGAGTACATCTTCCATGGCGTACACGAACGCGGCGTTGTGCTTGGGTGGAATGCACCACTGCCGTTTCAGGTGTGGCTTGAGTTCGTTTTTTTTAGCACCTGGCGCACGGTTTCTGGCGAGATGCTGCTCACATGCTCGAGTTGCACCAGCACGTCAGCCAGGACGCGCAAGCTCCAGTGGGCGCGACCGTCCGGCGGATCGCCGGACGCCAGGGCGATGATGTGCGCTTCCAGCCGCCCGTCCACCTTGCGGGGCTTATAGGCGCTCGGCCTGCGGTGGGTCAGCGCTGCCTCCAGCGTTTCGTTTGCGAAACGCTTTCGGACACGCACTACCGTCTGGGTGCTGATCGAGAGCTGCTCGGCAATCTCTTGGTCACTCAGCCCGGCGTCACTCTTGAGCAGCACGTGGGCGTGGGTGATTTCACGGGCGGTGGAGCGTCCAGCACGCGTGATCTTCCTGAGCTGCTGGCGCTGGTCGTCACGCAGGGCGACGGTGTAGCGGGCGCGCGTCATGCGTTATCGTGCGCCTGCTTCGTTCGATACAAAGTGAACTGGACAGCGGACTAGGCCTCCTCGCGTTCACCGCGCCGTAGCCACGATCGATCCCCATTTCCAATCCAGCCACGTCATTCCCGAACCCTGCCGTGCCGACTGCCGTTCTCCGACAGCGGCCGTCTCCTCTCGCGATGACCTGACGTACACTCGGTGCAAAGCTCCAGGAATAACTTCGCTATCCTGCGGATGAAAGTTGCCTTCATGGTTATCGTTCCGCGTACTCATGAAGTTTTCAGGGGAGCGGGGAGCATCTGAGGAGCATTTCGTGACGGACGTTCGAGTGGACGGTCAGGCGCGCGCGAGTTCCCAGCAGCACGAATCTTCCACCACGGCGGCGGAACCCATCGCCATCATCGGCATCGGCTGCCGGTTTCCCGGCGAGGCGAATGGGCCGCAGGCGTACTGGGATTTCCTGAACAGCGGTCAGGACGCCGTGACCGAGGTGCCGGCCGACCGCTGGCGGGTGGAGGCCTACTTCAACCCGGATCACCGCGCCCCCGGACGGACGTATGCCCGCTGGGGCGGTTTCATTCGGGACATCGACCAGTTCGACGCCGCGTACTTCGGCATCTCCCCGCGTGAGGCGGCCCGCATGGATCCGCAGCAGCGCCTGCTGCTCGAGGTCGTGGACGAGGCGTTTCAGGACGCCGCCCTGCCGCCGGATACGCTCGCCGGGTCGAGGACGGGCGTGTTCATGGGCGTGTCCACCTCGGACTACGCCGGGATTCAGACCGCCAGCGCAGCCAGGAACAGCATCGATTCCTTCACGAACCTGGGGGTGGGCGCGTGCATCGCGGCCAACCGGATCTCGTACCACTACGATTTCCACGGGCCGAGCTTCGTGGTGGATACCGCGTGCTCGTCGTCCCTGGTGGCGATCAGCCAGGCGTGCAAGGCCCTCTGGAACGGAGAATGCGGAGTGGCGGTGACGGGCGCGGTGAACCTGATCCTGCGCCCGGAGAACACCATCGGCTTCAGCAAGGCCCAGATGCTCTCCCCGCAGGGCCGCTGCAAGAGCTTCGACGCCGACGCCTCGGGGTACGTGCGCGCCGAGGGGGCCGGGGCGGTCATCCTCAAACCCCTGGGCCGGGCGCAGGCCGACGGCGACCGCATCTACGCCGTGATCCGCGCCGCGGACATCAACCAGGACGGACGCACGGGCGGTATGGCCCTGCCGAACGGCGAGGCGCAGGCTGGTCTGCTGCGCGAGGTGTACACCCGCGCGGGCCTGGATCCACGGCGCGTGCGCTACGTCGAGGCGCACGGCACCGGCACCACGGTAGGCGATCCCATCGAGGTGAATGCCATCGGACAGGTGCTGCGGGCGGCCCACCAGGCCGACGACCCGGAGTGCCTGATCGGCTCGGTGAAGAGCAACCTGGGGCACCTGGAGGCCGCCTCCGGCCTGGCGGGGCTCATCAAGGCGGCCCTCAGCATTTACCATGGCAAACTGCCCGCCAACCTGCACTTCAGCACGCCGAACCCCGCCATTCCGTTCGAGCAGTACGGCCTGAAGGTCGTGGACACCCCCCGGCCCTGGCCCACGGATCCCGACGGCACGCAGTCCTTCCTGACCGGCATCAACTCCTTCGGCTTCGGCGGCACCAACGCGCACACCGTCCTAGACCGCGCCCCGGCCGATCCCGACCGGCCAACCTCCGCGCCGGACGCCGGTGCCAGGGCCGAACTGGTGCCGTTCTCGGCCCGCAGCGCCGACGGACTGCACGCCGTCGCGCGAACCTACCTGGCGGTTCTGGACGGGCAGCCGGAGCTGTCCCTGTCGTCGCTGGCGACCGCGCTGGGCCGCTGGCGGGAACACCATCCGTACCGGCTGAGTGTGGCACCCCGCACCGTCCCGGAGCTGCGTGAACATCTGCAGGCCTATCTGGACGGCGAGACCCGGCCCGGCATGGCACAGGGCCGCATCCTGCCAGAAGGCACGCCCACCGTGCCGAAGGTGTTCGTGTTCTCGGGCATGGGACCGCAGTGGTGGGCGATGGGCCGCGACCTGCTGGGGATGGCTGGCGGGCCCGCCGAGCCGGTGTTCCGCGACACCATCACCGAAATCGACGCACTGTTGGCGGAGCACACCGGCTGGTCGCTGCTGGCTGAACTCCTGAAGACCGAGGACGGGTCGCGCATCAACGAGACCTTCGTGGCACAGCCCGCGATTTTTGCCGTGCAGGTGGGTCTGGCGCGGCTGTGGCAGAGCTGGGGCATCGCGCCCGATCTGGTGATCGGTCACAGCCTGGGCGAGGTCGCGGCCGCGCATGTGGCGGGCATCCTGACGCTGCTAGACGCCGTGCACCTGATCTACCAGCGCAGCCGCCTGCAACACACTACGTCCGGGCAGGGCCGGATGCTGGCGGTCAGCATGCCGCCGGAACGGGCGGCGGCGCTGGTGGATCAGTTCCCGGATCGGGTGTCCATCGCCGCGATCAACAGTCCGACCGACGTGACCCTGGCCGGGGTGACCGCCGACCTGGAGACCATTGCCGCGCGCCTGACCGCCGAGGACACCTTCAACCAGTTCCTGCAGGTGGAGGTGCCCTTCCACAGTCCGGTCATGGAACAGGTGCGCCGCGAATTCTTCGAGGTCATGCAGGGCCTCGTGCCCCGGCCGCCCGTGATTCCCATGGTGTCCACCACCACCGGGCGCTTTGTGGAGGGCGCGGAACTGGACGTGCGGCTGTGGTGGGGCAACCTGCGCCAGTCGGTGCTGTTCCAGCAGGGCATGGAGCAGATCCTCGCGCTGGGGCCGCACGCCTTCATCGAGATCAGCGCCCACCCGGTGCTGGCGACCAGCATGGGCCGCTGCATCGCCGCCAGCCAGCAGGTGCAGACGCGCACGCAGAGCGTGGTGGTACCCTCGCTGCGCCGCCGGGAGCCGGAACGGGTGACACTGCTGGGTTCGGTGGGCCAGCTGTACGCGCTGGGCGTGCCGCTGGACTGGGACAGGCTGCACCAGAACCGCGTCCGCAAGGGCGAGCTGATCCTGCCGCTGTACCCGTGGCAGCACGAGCGGCACTGGAACGAGGCGCCGCGCGCGTGGCGTGAGCGCCTGGGCCTGAAACGCCACCCGCTGCTGGGCGAGCCGCTGGATTCGGCCCAGACTGGCTGGGAGAACGCCCTGGACGCCTACAGCACGCCGGATCTGCGCGACCACGTGGTGCAGGGCCTGACCGTCTTTCCCGGCGCGGGGTACGTCGAGATGATGCTCGCCGCCGCCCGCG is a genomic window containing:
- a CDS encoding DeoR/GlpR family DNA-binding transcription regulator — its product is MLPLERQTRILDLMDAHETLLTQEIAEKVGVSEATIRRDLQGLAERGLVSRTHGGAMRLERNIAREPAFAAKSVRMPAEKMAIADYAASQVPDGATVIFDAGTTILEVARRLAGRPLTAITLDLPAAQALAIGETEVLLLGGRVRSNSFSITGPWTEEHLRNLRADLFLMGAHAVDERGISNAVIEEAVVKRLAVEASHATMLLADHTKFGWRAMTQVCALDRIGRVISDRRTKKYDWLREAGVTLNVV
- a CDS encoding sugar ABC transporter ATP-binding protein translates to MAELLNAQHINKSFSGVQVLRDVDFSLQEGEVHALLGENGAGKSTLLKTLFGMHQPDSGTLTVSGESVILHSPRDAQNRGIAMIHQELALIPELTVAQNVLLGNEGRERLNYPQMNARVQPYLDRVGLKVAPGTPVKRLTIAQQQMVEIARALARQARIIIMDEPTSSLTTQEIEQLYTVVRELTASGVGIIYVSHHFDEIEELADRVTVLRDGQYVGTVEQRSVTREQLVTMMVGRELAAQHAPPERAPGAVRLKVTQLGRAGAFEDVSFSVRSGEVVTLAGLIGSGRTEVLRAVYGADAANAGQVEFDGEPVGHPTPASMMRRGTGFIPEDRRQQGIVPDAKVSVNMMLTSWAKGRVGVKQGEMRREVEPQMAQLGIRPNNPQQVIRRLSGGNQQKVILARWLAAGCGLLLIDEPTRGIDVASKADIYTLIDDLAARGVAILMVSSELPEVLRLSDRVLVMREGRVAGELSRQDASEERILALATGANAYAENPVHA
- a CDS encoding IS630 family transposase (programmed frameshift), producing MTRARYTVALRDDQRQQLRKITRAGRSTAREITHAHVLLKSDAGLSDQEIAEQLSISTQTVVRVRKRFANETLEAALTHRRPSAYKPRKVDGRLEAHIIALASGDPPDGRAHWSLRVLADVLVQLEHVSSISPETVRQVPKKNELKPHLKRQWCIPPKHNAAFVYAMEDVLDLYEQPYDPFHPVVCFDERPCQLMGDVRTPLPIKPGSARRVDYEYERHGMGNVFGYFEPLRGWREMEVTQRRTAIDFARCLKRLVDELYPEAIKIRVVLDNLSSHTLAPLYTVFEPAEARRIARKLELHFTPKHGSWLNAVEIEFSALSRQCLDCRVGSLTMLHDVVSAWTRARNQEPQALNWQFRTPDARVKLARLYPSI
- a CDS encoding 4'-phosphopantetheinyl transferase superfamily protein, with the translated sequence MTVWFWQIPPGWTPPAAVTTSERTRAAAFATPHLRRWYEASVWFRRHVLSTVLAVAPEDVAFEVTAGGKPSVTRAQNPLDWRFNLAHSADVLVLAMVQGSEVGVDVERIRPEVDWRGVAQVAFSEAERQTLDGPLRFYSLWTAKEAYLKACGQGLAVPLLDITVEVAGEEIEVRQSLAGDRREWWGWSLRPAPKIHAAVVAERKDDTSRPLLRWRALEEVGEGQDGT
- a CDS encoding ABC transporter permease encodes the protein MQKIQSTPNAASRAAVIERLREAGILAILLLGAVVFSLTVPSFFSVDNAITGIGLSAAINTIVAIGLTYVIMTGGIDLSVGSTAALSAVIGADLMQRGLPPLLAVVVALGVGALAGLVNGLLITRVQLAPFIVTLGTMTFYRGLALSYTNGQPILSLPDGFKNALGGDVFGLPIPLIAALLLVGAFTLILRYTKTGQYILAIGGNAEAVRLSGINVGRFITLTYVISGVLAAFAALVLIAQLGAAEPILGSGWELSAIAASVVGGTSLAGGKGNVVGALLGALLLSMLQNVLTLLGVQAFYQLLATGLIIIGAMVIDRYTRGP